A genomic window from Lotus japonicus ecotype B-129 chromosome 1, LjGifu_v1.2 includes:
- the LOC130729608 gene encoding uncharacterized protein LOC130729608 isoform X1 — translation MSNAPRSLVGPDYFGYYSSEVVELLSQDEDAFSVATQTSELPHNKYEEGRKKNLVNYSDNSGPLYSNGVGAGLSDFKKDRLRSLLRQSVKTLSSEVDEVVDPVLTTQHLQSGLRKHSVNHAATASDVVKVPSKKRKVSSSSSAQTSDVNPQCSNKVSDDLQFLLENDNVEVEEMVKKCSNELSETLGYMEQRLELLLDAVTSKCRPMTLGEKQQLQKLIQKLPSGNLDRVAEIICRSRPAEELSCDKIFVDLEKEDNATLWRLYYYVEAVEKAKSLSCNQEA, via the exons ATGTCAAATGCCCCAAGGAGTTTAGTAGGACCTGATTACTTTGGCTATTATTCTTCTGAAGTAGTAGAACTATTGTCACAAGATGAGGATGCTTTTTCTGTTGCTACTCAAACATCTGAGCTACCTCATAATAAATATGAAGAgggaagaaagaagaatttaGTTAATTACAGTGATAATTCTGGTCCATTGTATAGTAATGGTGTTGGAGCTGGGCTTTCAGACTTTAAAAAGGACAGATTAAGATCACTGCTCAGACAGAGTGTAAAAACTCTTTCATCAGAAGTGGATGAG GTGGTAGACCCTGTTCTTACCACTCAACATTTGCAATCCGGTCTAAGAAAACATTCCGTGAATCATGCGGCTACTGCATCTGATGTAGTGAAGGTTCCTAGTAAAAAGCGAAAGGTGTCTTCATCATCCTCTGCACAAACTAGTGATGTCAATCCCCAATGCAGTAATAAG GTGAGTGACGATCTTCAGTTTCTATTGGAGAATGATAACGTGGAGGTTGAGGAGATGGTGAAGAAATGTTCCAATGAACTCTCTGAAACA CTAGGGTATATGGAACAACGACTCGAATTGCTTCTTGATGCTGTAACGTCAAAGTGCAG GCCCATGACCCTTGGTGAGAAGCAACAGCTACAGAAATTAATTCAAAAGCTACCATCCGGAAATCTTGACCGTGTGGCGGAGATAATTTGCCGAAGTAGACCAGCAGAAGAACTAAGTTGTGACAAAATATTTGTTGATTTAGAAAAGGAG GATAATGCTACACTCTGGAGACTGTATTACTATGTTGAAGCTGTGGAGAAAGCCAAAAGTCTTTCTTGTAATCAAGAAGCCTAG
- the LOC130729607 gene encoding elongation factor 1-alpha, whose amino-acid sequence MGKEKFHINIVVIGHVDSGKSTTTGHLIYKLGGIDKRVIERFEKEAAEMNKRSFKYAWVLDKLKAERERGITIDIALWKFETTKYYCTVIDAPGHRDFIKNMITGTSQADCAVLIIDSTTGGFEAGISKDGQTREHALLAFTLGVKQMICCCNKMDATTPKYSKGRYEEIVKEVSSYLKKVGYNPDKIPFVPISGFEGDNMIERSTNLDWYKGPTLLEALDQINEPKRPSDKPLRLPLQDVYKIGGIGTVPVGRVETGVLKPGFVVTFAPTGLTTEVKSVEMHHESLTEALPGDNVGFNVKNVAVKDLKRGFVASNSKDDPAKEAANFTSQVIIMNHPGQIGNGYAPVLDCHTSHIAVKFAELLTKIDRRSGKEIEKEPKFLKNGDAGMVKMVPTKPMVVETFSEYPPLGRFAVRDMRQTVAVGVIKSVEKKDPTGAKVTKAAQKKK is encoded by the exons ATGGGTAAAGAGAAGTTTCACATTAACATCGTGGTCATTGGTCATGTCGACTCTGGGAAGTCGACTACCACTGGCCACTTGATTTACAAGCTTGGAGGTATTGACAAGCGTGTTATTGAGAGGTTTGAGAAAGAAGCTGCTGAAATGAACAAGAGGTCATTCAAGTATGCTTGGGTGCTTGACAAGCTCAAGGCTGAGCGTGAAAGAGGGATTACCATTGATATTGCATTGTGGAAGTTTGAGACCACCAAATACTACTGCACAGTCATTGATGCTCCTGGACATCGTGACTTTATCAAGAACATGATTACTGGAACTTCTCAGGCTGACTGTGCTGTCCTTATCATTGATTCCACAACTGGTGGTTTCGAAGCTGGTATTTCCAAGGATGGACAGACTCGTGAGCACGCACTGCTTGCTTTCACTCTTGGAGTCAAGCAAATGATCTGTTGCTGTAACAAG ATGGATGCCACTACCCCCAAGTACTCCAAGGGTAGGTATGAAGAAATtgtgaaggaagtttcttcCTACCTGAAGAAGGTTGGTTACAACCCAGACAAAATTCCATTTGTTCCCATCTCTGGTTTTGAGGGTGACAACATGATTGAGAGGTCCACTAACCTTGACTGGTACAAGGGCCCAACTCTTCTTGAGGCTCTTGACCAGATCAATGAGCCCAAGAGACCCTCAGACAAGCCTTTGAGGCTTCCCCTTCAGGATGTCTACAAGATTGGTGGTATTGGAACTGTGCCTGTTGGACGTGTTGAAACTGGTGTCTTGAAGCCTGGTTTTGTGGTGACTTTTGCTCCAACTGGTCTGACAACTGAAGTTAAGTCAGTGGAGATGCACCATGAGTCCCTCACTGAGGCCCTACCTGGTGACAATGTGGGATTTAATGTGAAGAATGTTGCAGTCAAGGATCTCAAGCGTGGTTTCGTGGCTTCAAACTCAAAGGATGACCCTGCCAAGGAAGCTGCAAACTTCACCTCCCAAGTCATTATCATGAACCATCCTGGCCAGATTGGAAATGGCTATGCTCCAGTGCTTGACTGCCACACTTCTCatattgctgtcaaatttgccGAGCTTTTGACCAAGATTGACAGGCGATCTGGTAAGGAGATTGAGAAGGAGCCCAAATTCTTGAAAAATGGAGATGCAGGTATGGTTAAGATGGTTCCCACCAAGCCCATGGTGGTCGAGACTTTCTCCGAGTATCCTCCTCTTGGTCGTTTTGCTGTCAGGGACATGCGTCAAACGGTTGCTGTGGGAGTCATCAAGAGTGTGGAGAAGAAGGACCCAACTGGCGCCAAGGTCACCAAGGCTGCACAGAAAAAGAAGTAA
- the LOC130729611 gene encoding protein SIEVE ELEMENT OCCLUSION B-like: MSSISKLGAMQQLMRSGKTMPANAISDDSILVKKIVSEHNPEGIEYEVKPLLHIVEDILKRSTFVSEGAPTGALAHVDHVEDRNHFPAHSSMLEALSVKIDRISCEISYKTLSGVDAHSTSVAIFDMLTIYQWDVKLVLALASFALTYGEFWLLANIHDTNQLAKSMAILKQLPGIMEHVSSLKPRFDTLNDLISVILDVTRCVVEFNDLPTKYITQDISAYTTAYNHIPIAAYWCVRSIVACAAQITSLTTLGYEIFTSTDAWELSTLAFKLRNIVDHLRKLLGSCHKHIEKRMDVEAYDMLRDLFSRAHVDNMKVLKALIYAQEDILPLYDGVSKKRASLEPLRRKNVLLLFSGLEFSTDEFLILEQIYNESKVHTPRMESRYELVWIPIVDPNSEWTAQKESQFEGLRVTSPWYSVHHPSLISKAVIWFVQSEWKYKNKPIIVVLDPQGRVSCPNAIHMMWIWGSAAFPFTSAREEALWKEETWRLELLVNGIDSEILNWIKEGKYIFLYGGDDAEWVKKFVKEARRVAQATQIPLEMVYVGKSNKREQVQKVIETIAREKLNTHCWSEQSMIWFFWTRLQSMLFSKIQLKQSDTTQHDHVMQEIKKLLSYDKLGGWIVLARGSQIVVNGHASTGLQTLVEYDLMWKDPAEKEGFEAAFKDHYGKLHTVANPCCRFEFSHSMGRIPERLTCPECHRHMHVLTTFQCCHDEDIEQDFFVSSVAPPTSTI; encoded by the exons ATGAGTAGCATTAGCAAGTTGGGGGCAATGCAACAACTGATGAGAAGTGGAAAAACCATGCCTGCAAATGCAATTTCTGATGACAGCAttttggtgaagaaaatagTTTCAGAGCATAATCCTGAGGGAATAGAATATGAAGTCAAGCCACTTCTCCATATTGTTGAGGACATTCTTAAACGTTCCACCTTTGTCTCTGAAGGCGCTCCAACG GGTGCTCTTGCACATGTTGACCATGTCGAAGACAGAAATCACTTTCCTGCCCACTCAAGCATGTTGGAGGCTCTGTCTGTAAAGATTGATCGCATTTCCTGTGAG ATTTCGTACAAGACTCTTAGTGGTGTAGATGCACACTCCACATCAGTTGCAATATTTGACATGCTTACAATCTACCAGTGGGATGTGAAGTTGGTGCTGGCTTTAGCTTCTTTTGCTCTGACCTACGGTGAATTCTGGCTGCTTGCCAATATTCACGATACAAACCAACTCGCCAAATCAATGGCAATTTTGAAGCAATTGCCTGGTATCATGGAGCATGTGAGCTCGCTGAAACCACGGTTTGATACCCTTAATGATCTGATTAGTGTGATATTAGATGTGACCAGGTGCGTTGTAGAGTTCAATGATCTGCCAACTAAATACATCACACAAGACATATCAGCCTATACCACTGCCTATAATCATATCCCTATTGCTGCTTACTGGTGTGTTAGAAGTATTGTGGCTTGCGCTGCTCAGATCACTAGCCTCACTACACTTGGTTATGA GATCTTCACGTCCACTGATGCATGGGAGCTTTCCACGTTGGCTTTCAAGCTCAGAAACATAGTAGATCATCTCAGGAAACTACTGGGAAGCTGCCACAAACACATTG AGAAAAGGATGGATGTTGAAGCTTACGATATGCTACGTGATTTATTTTCGAGAGCCCACGTTGACAACATGAAGGTTCTCAAGGCTCTGATTTATGCACAGGAAGATATTCTGCCTCTATATGATGGTGTTTCCAAGAAAAGG GCTAGCCTGGAGCCGCTGAGAAGGAAGAATGTTTTACTTCTATTTTCAGGCCTGGAGTTCTCCACTGATGAGTTTCTGATTCTTGAACAAATCTACAATGAATCAAAAGTTCATACACCAAGAATGGAGAGTAGATATGAGTTAGTTTGGATCCCAATTGTGGATCCAAACTCTGAATGGACAGCACAAAAGGAAAGTCAGTTTGAGGGCCTGCGAGTGACCTCGCCATGGTACTCTGTGCATCATCCTTCATTGATAAGCAAGGCTGTCATCTGGTTTGTCCAGAGTGAATGGAAGTACAAGAATAAGCCTATTATTGTGGTTTTGGACCCTCAAGGGAGGGTTTCTTGCCCTAATGCTATTCACATGATGTGGATTTGGGGAAGCGCTGCCTTTCCGTTTACAAGTGCTAGAGAAGAAGCTCTGTGGAAGGAAGAGACCTGGAGACTTGAATTGTTAGTGAATGGCATTGACTCAGAAATATTGAACTGG ATCAAGGAAGGAAAGTACATTTTCCTATACGGCGGCGACGACGCCGAATGGGTGAAAAAATTCGTGAAAGAAGCCCGGAGAGTAGCACAGGCAACCCAAATCCCCTTAGAAATGGTCTACGTCGGAAAAAGCAACAAACGGGAACAAGTCCAGAAGGTGATCGAAACCATCGCCCGCGAGAAGCTCAACACACACTGCTGGTCAGAACAAAGCATGATCTGGTTCTTCTGGACCCGTCTCCAAAGCATGCTGTTCTCCAAGATCCAGCTGAAGCAATCAGACACAACGCAACACGACCACGTGATGCAGGAGATCAAGAAGCTTCTCAGCTACGACAAGCTCGGAGGGTGGATCGTGCTGGCGAGAGGGTCGCAGATTGTGGTGAACGGGCACGCGTCTACGGGGTTGCAGACGCTGGTGGAGTATGACTTGATGTGGAAGGATCCGGCGGAGAAGGAGGGGTTTGAGGCGGCGTTTAAGGACCATTATGGGAAGCTGCACACGGTGGCGAACCCGTGTTGTAGATTTGAATTCTCGCATTCGATGGGGAGGATACCGGAGAGGCTCACGTGCCCGGAGTGCCACCGCCATATGCATGTGTTGACGACGTTTCAGTGCTGCCATGATGAGGATATTGAGCAGGATTTTTTTGTTAGCAGTGTTGCTCCTCCTACTTCCACCATTTGA
- the LOC130729608 gene encoding uncharacterized protein LOC130729608 isoform X2 — protein MSNAPRSLVGPDYFGYYSSEVVELLSQDEDAFSVATQTSELPHNKYEEGRKKNLVNYSDNSGPLYSNGVGAGLSDFKKDRLRSLLRQSVKTLSSEVDEVVDPVLTTQHLQSGLRKHSVNHAATASDVVKVPSKKRKVSSSSSAQTSDVNPQCSNKLGYMEQRLELLLDAVTSKCRPMTLGEKQQLQKLIQKLPSGNLDRVAEIICRSRPAEELSCDKIFVDLEKEDNATLWRLYYYVEAVEKAKSLSCNQEA, from the exons ATGTCAAATGCCCCAAGGAGTTTAGTAGGACCTGATTACTTTGGCTATTATTCTTCTGAAGTAGTAGAACTATTGTCACAAGATGAGGATGCTTTTTCTGTTGCTACTCAAACATCTGAGCTACCTCATAATAAATATGAAGAgggaagaaagaagaatttaGTTAATTACAGTGATAATTCTGGTCCATTGTATAGTAATGGTGTTGGAGCTGGGCTTTCAGACTTTAAAAAGGACAGATTAAGATCACTGCTCAGACAGAGTGTAAAAACTCTTTCATCAGAAGTGGATGAG GTGGTAGACCCTGTTCTTACCACTCAACATTTGCAATCCGGTCTAAGAAAACATTCCGTGAATCATGCGGCTACTGCATCTGATGTAGTGAAGGTTCCTAGTAAAAAGCGAAAGGTGTCTTCATCATCCTCTGCACAAACTAGTGATGTCAATCCCCAATGCAGTAATAAG CTAGGGTATATGGAACAACGACTCGAATTGCTTCTTGATGCTGTAACGTCAAAGTGCAG GCCCATGACCCTTGGTGAGAAGCAACAGCTACAGAAATTAATTCAAAAGCTACCATCCGGAAATCTTGACCGTGTGGCGGAGATAATTTGCCGAAGTAGACCAGCAGAAGAACTAAGTTGTGACAAAATATTTGTTGATTTAGAAAAGGAG GATAATGCTACACTCTGGAGACTGTATTACTATGTTGAAGCTGTGGAGAAAGCCAAAAGTCTTTCTTGTAATCAAGAAGCCTAG
- the LOC130729609 gene encoding uncharacterized protein LOC130729609, with the protein MSNFHPNMQANLHPISASHVKPSIKIVSTLNENYQTNPQSSVGKIKRLVLTQEGRTKLNTYSDRDFYAYPRLVTHVDDGFISTLTNVYRERLRPDTEILDLMSSWISHLPNDVKYKRVVGHGLNAQELAKNPRLDYFFIKDLNKDQQLELESCSFDAVVCTVSVQYLQQPEKVFAEVFRVLKPGGVFIVSFSNRMFYEKAISSWREGTAYSRVQLVVQYFQSVEGFTEAEVVRKLPTTKGAQENKSPLGWIMGLFGLLSGSDPFYAVIAYRNFKPIQDD; encoded by the exons ATGTCCAATTTTCACCCAAACATGCAAGCCAATCTACACCCCATCTCTGCATCTCATGTCAAGCCTTCAATCAAAATTGTTAGCACTTTAAATGAAAACTACCAAACCAATCCCCAATCCTCAGTAGGCAAAATCAAACGCCTTGTTCTCACACAAGAAGGCAGAACCAAACTGAATACTTACTCAGACAGAGATTTTTATGCATACCCACGCTTGGTTACTCACGTTGATGATGGCTTCATTTCTACACTTACCAATGTTTATAGAGAAAGGCTGAGACCTGACACAGAGATACTTGATCTCATGAGCTCATGGATTAGCCATCTACCCAATGATGTCAAGTACAAAAGAGTTGTGGGGCATGGGTTGAATGCACAAGAGCTTGCAAAGAATCCAAGACTGGATTACTTTTTTATAAAGGATCTGAACAAGGATCAGCAACTTGAACTTGAGAGTTGCAGTTTTGATGCAGTGGTATGTACAGTTAGTGTGCAGTATCTCCAACAACCAGAGAAG GTGTTTGCAGAGGTGTTCAGAGTGCTAAAGCCAGGAGGGGTGTTCATTGTGAGTTTTAGCAACAGAATGTTTTATGAGAAAGCCATAAGTTCATGGAGGGAAGGTACTGCTTATAGCAGGGTTCAACTTGTGGTTCAGTACTTCCAATCTGTGGAAGGTTTCACAGAGGCAGAGGTAGTTCGAAAGCTACCAACTACTAAAGGTGCTCAAGAGAACAAGTCACCATTGGGTTGGATTATGGGGCTTTTTGGATTGCTGTCAGGATCAGATCCCTTTTATGCAGTGATTGCTTACAGGAATTTCAAACCCATACAAGATGATTGA